In Deinococcus planocerae, a single genomic region encodes these proteins:
- a CDS encoding SMI1/KNR4 family protein, whose product MEEMQRVLLSYREGQVARQSPLGPLFHTFYAPAERSAIVRVFEQRGLPKALEDFWLRTSGARLYEDVTYGQWGLVLYSPEEAGARSQDAKEERPEDYRIGDLIVGEFLGDLDVLLIAAEMSSFNFGAVYVASPLDPRAEWPKVGDNLGDFLEEFAQVNGEKFWEGN is encoded by the coding sequence ATGGAGGAGATGCAAAGAGTGCTGTTGTCCTACCGGGAAGGCCAAGTGGCGAGGCAGTCGCCGCTGGGGCCGTTGTTTCACACGTTTTACGCTCCTGCTGAGCGTTCTGCCATTGTGCGTGTGTTCGAGCAAAGAGGGCTGCCAAAGGCCCTTGAAGATTTTTGGCTGAGAACGTCCGGTGCGCGTTTATACGAGGATGTTACCTACGGTCAATGGGGGTTAGTTCTCTATTCACCTGAGGAAGCGGGAGCGCGTTCGCAAGATGCAAAAGAAGAACGCCCAGAAGATTACCGTATCGGTGATCTGATCGTCGGTGAATTCCTGGGCGATTTGGATGTTCTTCTAATCGCAGCGGAGATGAGCAGTTTTAATTTTGGCGCTGTGTACGTTGCTTCGCCCCTTGATCCTCGTGCCGAGTGGCCCAAAGTCGGGGACAATCTGGGCGACTTTCTGGAAGAGTTTGCTCAGGTGAATGGCGAGAAGTTCTGGGAGGGTAACTGA
- a CDS encoding DUF4258 domain-containing protein — translation MRRPAKTGTDLLALRAQLARAEKEARRAPTPPPAKPEHLRAKPVKPQREADLAGIDTTDHTLTRAHARLRDAVYDGNYHLCPHAIGHARAEGFLEQDIVHVLVAGRVRAVYPEDRRWLVCGSFESHGVALPLHVVVEHGQGGHLDVVTAFVPKHPHHIMSRARLAVMLRYDDERIRTRTAPVGNKPGNRSKGKWKKGG, via the coding sequence CTGCGCCGCCCGGCGAAGACCGGCACGGACCTCCTCGCCCTGCGCGCGCAGCTCGCCCGTGCCGAGAAGGAGGCCCGCCGCGCGCCCACGCCGCCGCCCGCGAAGCCCGAACACCTGCGCGCCAAGCCAGTCAAGCCCCAGCGTGAGGCCGACCTCGCGGGCATCGACACCACCGACCACACGCTGACCCGCGCCCACGCCCGGCTGCGCGACGCCGTGTATGACGGCAATTACCACCTCTGCCCTCACGCCATCGGCCACGCCCGCGCCGAGGGGTTCCTGGAGCAAGACATCGTGCACGTACTCGTCGCCGGGCGGGTGCGGGCCGTGTACCCGGAAGACCGCCGCTGGCTGGTGTGCGGCTCTTTCGAGTCGCACGGGGTGGCGCTGCCCCTGCACGTCGTCGTCGAGCACGGCCAGGGCGGGCACCTCGACGTGGTGACGGCCTTCGTGCCCAAGCACCCGCACCACATCATGTCCCGCGCCCGCCTCGCCGTCATGTTGCGCTACGACGACGAGAGAATCAGGACGAGGACGGCCCCGGTGGGCAACAAGCCGGGCAACCGCAGCAAGGGGAAGTGGAAGAAAGGGGGGTAA
- a CDS encoding GNAT family N-acetyltransferase, producing the protein MIRPMQATDAPDVLALLSWMDDAPEREVFAPDARDAASLHDECEDRVCLVAEGIDGVVQAYCGLAPFRDGLVLEGPLGTGELHGLLRRAVERADGLPVYAFSARDNLAVREALEAAGFAAMHTTDFYTGRAEHLARSARVPPEYTTETALSPQEYRSLFRAAEDGWSGRLDWTDAELRAHFVRDDVRLVALRRGGRAVGFAELELNAEAARADLTYVAVHPADRGQGLGRVLLGLAAAEATVHPEVRTLRARAHDHARPARALYARAGLTHCRSVVTYLRDDTEGEP; encoded by the coding sequence ATGATCCGACCGATGCAAGCGACCGACGCCCCCGACGTGCTCGCCCTGCTCTCCTGGATGGACGACGCGCCCGAGCGCGAGGTCTTCGCCCCCGATGCCCGCGACGCCGCGTCCCTGCACGACGAGTGCGAGGACCGGGTGTGCCTCGTGGCCGAGGGGATAGACGGCGTGGTGCAGGCTTACTGCGGGCTTGCCCCCTTCCGAGACGGGCTGGTGCTGGAGGGCCCGCTCGGCACGGGCGAGCTGCACGGGCTGCTCAGGCGGGCGGTGGAACGGGCGGACGGCCTGCCCGTCTACGCCTTCAGCGCCCGCGATAACCTTGCCGTGCGGGAGGCGCTGGAGGCGGCGGGCTTCGCGGCCATGCACACCACCGACTTCTACACGGGCCGCGCCGAGCACCTCGCCCGCTCGGCCCGCGTGCCCCCCGAGTACACCACCGAGACGGCCCTTTCTCCGCAGGAATACCGCTCGCTTTTCCGCGCCGCCGAGGACGGCTGGTCGGGACGACTCGACTGGACGGACGCCGAGTTGCGGGCACATTTTGTGCGCGACGACGTGCGGCTCGTGGCCTTGCGCCGGGGCGGGCGGGCGGTGGGGTTCGCCGAACTCGAACTCAACGCCGAGGCGGCCCGCGCCGACCTGACCTACGTGGCCGTCCACCCCGCCGACCGGGGGCAGGGGCTGGGGCGCGTCCTGCTGGGGCTCGCCGCTGCCGAGGCCACCGTGCACCCCGAGGTCCGCACCCTGCGCGCCCGCGCCCACGACCACGCCCGTCCGGCCCGCGCCCTGTACGCCCGCGCGGGCCTGACGCACTGCCGAAGCGTGGTGACCTACCTGCGCGACGACACGGAGGGAGAGCCGTAA